The Actinomycetota bacterium nucleotide sequence TGCCGCCACCCCACCGTATCCTCGACCGGGGACCCGGGGAGCACGTGGACGTCTCGGCCCGGTTCTCTCGCCCGGTGATCGCGCAGGCCCCGTCGCCTTCCGGTCTCACCGAACGCTAGCGCATGACCCGCAAACCGTGGCCCTGCGCGTTCCCTGCCTCAGACTACCCTCGCACGCCACGGTTTGTCGCGGTCGATGCGCTTGTTCGGACCACACCGGGGCTACTCGGTGCGGGATTGCCAGTAGAAGGGGCGCTTCCTCTGGTGGGCAATGGCGAGTACGCGAACGTGGTCAGCTTCGACGGCGTAGATAATCGTGAACGGGAACTTCGCCAAGACCATCTTGCGGACGCCGTCCGCGACTTCTGGTCCGGAATCGGGATGCTCACGAATGCGCTTGAAGCCCATGTCGACATCGTCGACGAACACAGCCCCCAGGTTGGGACTCTCGCGGTCGTAGTACTGTGCGGCTTCGTTCAACTCCAGGTCGGCGTCGTCGTGAAGCTGCAGCGGAAGCGTCATCCGAGCCGCGCTCGTGCTCGTGCGATTGCCTCGTCGGCGGGAATGGTCCGCGCGGTGCCAG carries:
- a CDS encoding type II toxin-antitoxin system RelE/ParE family toxin is translated as MTLPLQLHDDADLELNEAAQYYDRESPNLGAVFVDDVDMGFKRIREHPDSGPEVADGVRKMVLAKFPFTIIYAVEADHVRVLAIAHQRKRPFYWQSRTE